The following coding sequences are from one Streptomyces sp. NBC_01294 window:
- a CDS encoding IclR family transcriptional regulator, which yields MSQSVERALAVLPLLAKGAAGLGAVADELGVHKSTALRLLRTLDAHGFVYRQSDGRYRLGAQLFALAAEAIENLDVREVAHPHLAELNAATGHTVHLALHQDDEVVYVDKVDSRYPVRMYSRIGRPVPLTVAAVAKLLLADLPEAERRALADRIEYPRYTARSTPDAAAFLRELDLVREQGWATDLGGHEESINCLGAPVHGPDGRVVAALSVSAPGVVLSAEKLLALLPQVLRTADAISRDYSGSQDRT from the coding sequence ATGAGCCAGTCCGTGGAGCGGGCGCTCGCGGTGCTGCCGCTGCTCGCGAAGGGCGCCGCCGGCCTCGGCGCGGTCGCGGACGAGCTCGGCGTCCACAAGAGCACCGCCCTGCGCCTGCTCCGCACACTGGACGCGCACGGCTTCGTCTACCGCCAGTCCGACGGCCGCTACCGCCTCGGTGCCCAGCTCTTCGCCCTCGCCGCCGAGGCCATCGAGAACCTGGACGTCCGGGAGGTCGCGCACCCCCACCTCGCCGAGCTGAACGCGGCCACCGGTCACACCGTGCACCTCGCCCTGCACCAGGACGACGAGGTCGTGTACGTCGACAAGGTCGACAGCCGCTACCCGGTCCGCATGTACTCCCGCATCGGCAGGCCCGTGCCCCTCACCGTCGCCGCCGTCGCCAAGCTGCTCCTCGCCGACCTCCCCGAGGCAGAGCGCCGGGCCCTCGCCGACCGGATCGAGTACCCCCGCTACACCGCCCGCTCCACCCCGGACGCCGCGGCCTTCCTGCGCGAACTGGACCTCGTACGGGAGCAGGGCTGGGCCACCGACCTCGGCGGGCACGAGGAGTCGATCAACTGCCTCGGCGCGCCCGTGCACGGGCCGGACGGGCGGGTCGTCGCCGCGCTGTCCGTGTCCGCGCCCGGTGTGGTCCTCTCCGCCGAGAAACTTCTCGCACTGCTGCCGCAGGTCCTCCGTACCGCCGACGCCATCAGCCG